In Pedobacter heparinus DSM 2366, the following are encoded in one genomic region:
- a CDS encoding SusC/RagA family TonB-linked outer membrane protein: MQNFIKPRQFLTARFVPLYVFFLLSFSLNTSAQVTTQPLINSTLNGTVKDAKTGETLPGALIKIEGTSHQVTADHAGKFRFVTGQKFPYTLIVNYVGYDQVKLFVDGSPVEIRLTATQNQLGEVVVVGYGTQKKQDVIGSISQISANKINNRQTPQLSNALTGQLSGVTVIQRSGKPGAGSGDINIRGVGSFGAATTPLIIVDGIPASNFNEIDPNDVASVSVLKDASSAAIYGARAANGVVLITTKNGKAGKTRISYNAYAGFQKATAYPEFVNSWEFAELYNEASGSQSYTPADIQKYRDGSNPDLFPNTNFIDAVLSKNGIQTAHNITASGGTEKNQFNISGGYLFQDGLVVKNYYNKYNLRLNLVNELSPKLTLTTRISAINSDANEPGTPATLDANGVLGIISSTVRYPAIYAGKLSDGTYGLGVVQKGTPISFLETESFTKTKNQNLSANLRLDYQAVPELKLSILGAYNQLTNNQKDFSASQVLNPTLTLGPNQLSISTGNTQYKTLQLLADYTKTINKHAFGLLAGASYEDNHTESLDASRDKLPGNDLTEINVGAQDNQKNAGTASEWAIQSVFGRLKYNFDQRYLFEGTIRYDGSSRFPTTSKYAFFPSAAIGWRISQEKFIKDKISWLNDLKLRASYGILGNQNIANYPYQNTLNTGVNYSFGGVISSGVALTQLTDPNLHWESTRTADIGIDVSLFKGKLNAGATYFDRNTYDILYSPASSVSTILGFDLSQQNTGKLVNKGLEFTLDHINTVGAFTYNINANLTIINNKVKDLGVGNIRQPNGLTGNGSSLFIGHPLELYYGYIADGLFVDAADVGTWPNMTAINPSAKPGDIRYKDISGPDGVPDGKVDATYDRAVLGSRIPKYSYGINLGAAYKGFDFNVLFQGIAGVKGTLDSYAGYAFNNFGNVQTWQKDERWTADNPRRDAGYPRLEIISNSGTPNTLTSSFWIINTSYIKIKSAQLGYTLPGPVSAKAGLSKARIYLSGENFLNWNNYRKGWDPEINTGGSYYPILATYTVGLNVTF, encoded by the coding sequence ATGCAAAATTTTATTAAACCAAGGCAGTTCCTAACTGCCAGGTTTGTACCGCTGTATGTATTTTTTCTGCTCTCTTTCTCTTTAAACACATCAGCACAAGTTACTACACAACCACTCATCAATTCTACACTCAATGGTACCGTCAAAGATGCAAAAACGGGCGAAACACTACCCGGAGCACTGATCAAGATAGAAGGGACCTCTCATCAGGTAACGGCAGACCATGCCGGAAAATTCCGTTTCGTTACAGGTCAGAAATTTCCATATACCCTGATTGTAAACTATGTTGGCTATGACCAGGTAAAACTGTTTGTTGATGGGAGCCCTGTAGAAATACGGTTAACCGCTACACAAAACCAGCTCGGTGAAGTTGTAGTGGTTGGATATGGCACCCAGAAAAAACAAGATGTAATTGGCTCTATTTCACAAATTTCGGCAAACAAAATCAATAACCGGCAAACCCCACAGCTTTCGAATGCATTAACAGGGCAGCTATCCGGCGTAACAGTAATTCAAAGGTCAGGCAAGCCTGGTGCCGGTAGCGGCGATATTAATATCCGTGGTGTAGGTTCCTTTGGTGCAGCAACTACACCGCTGATTATTGTAGATGGAATACCTGCAAGTAATTTCAATGAAATTGACCCTAATGATGTAGCCTCAGTTTCTGTATTAAAAGATGCATCCTCTGCAGCAATATATGGTGCACGTGCAGCAAACGGTGTAGTGCTCATCACTACAAAAAATGGGAAAGCCGGTAAAACCCGGATAAGCTACAATGCATATGCAGGTTTCCAAAAAGCAACAGCTTATCCGGAATTTGTCAATTCCTGGGAATTCGCCGAACTCTATAATGAGGCTTCAGGTTCGCAGTCCTACACACCTGCAGACATTCAGAAGTACAGAGATGGCAGTAATCCGGATTTGTTTCCAAATACCAATTTTATTGACGCCGTACTTAGTAAAAATGGCATTCAAACCGCCCATAACATTACTGCAAGCGGTGGAACCGAAAAAAACCAGTTCAATATATCGGGCGGCTATTTATTCCAGGATGGACTGGTGGTTAAAAATTACTACAATAAATACAACCTACGCTTAAACCTGGTTAACGAATTGAGCCCTAAACTTACGCTTACAACACGTATATCTGCCATCAATTCGGATGCCAATGAGCCCGGTACACCGGCAACCTTAGATGCCAATGGAGTATTGGGTATCATCAGTTCAACTGTAAGGTACCCTGCCATTTATGCCGGAAAACTATCTGACGGAACTTATGGACTGGGCGTTGTACAAAAGGGCACGCCAATTTCATTCCTTGAAACTGAATCGTTTACAAAAACCAAAAATCAAAACCTAAGTGCAAACCTCAGGTTGGATTATCAGGCTGTTCCTGAACTAAAGCTATCCATTTTGGGTGCTTATAACCAACTTACAAACAACCAGAAGGATTTTTCTGCATCCCAGGTGCTTAATCCAACACTTACACTGGGGCCCAATCAGCTCAGCATTTCTACTGGAAACACCCAGTATAAAACCCTTCAATTGCTGGCAGACTATACAAAAACCATCAATAAACATGCATTTGGTCTGTTAGCAGGCGCATCTTATGAGGATAACCATACCGAATCTCTCGATGCTTCCAGAGATAAACTTCCCGGAAATGATTTAACCGAAATTAATGTTGGGGCACAGGACAATCAGAAAAATGCAGGAACAGCTTCCGAATGGGCAATACAATCGGTATTTGGTCGTCTGAAATATAATTTTGACCAGCGCTACCTTTTTGAAGGAACAATCAGGTATGATGGTTCATCAAGATTCCCAACCACCAGCAAATACGCCTTTTTTCCATCTGCAGCGATAGGCTGGCGTATTTCACAGGAAAAATTTATCAAGGATAAGATCTCCTGGCTTAACGACCTTAAACTTCGTGCTTCTTATGGAATACTTGGTAACCAGAACATTGCCAACTATCCTTACCAGAATACGCTGAATACAGGGGTTAACTATTCATTTGGTGGCGTAATTTCCTCTGGTGTAGCCTTAACGCAATTAACGGACCCAAACTTGCATTGGGAATCGACCAGAACGGCTGATATAGGCATTGATGTAAGTTTGTTTAAAGGAAAACTAAATGCGGGTGCTACTTATTTTGACCGCAATACTTATGACATCCTTTATAGCCCGGCATCCAGCGTATCTACCATCCTGGGCTTCGATCTTTCTCAGCAAAACACAGGAAAGCTTGTGAATAAAGGACTTGAATTTACGCTTGACCACATCAACACTGTTGGGGCATTTACTTATAACATCAATGCCAATCTTACCATTATCAATAACAAAGTTAAAGATCTGGGGGTTGGAAACATTCGTCAGCCAAATGGTTTAACCGGCAATGGGAGTTCTTTGTTTATCGGCCACCCTTTAGAACTATATTACGGGTATATCGCCGACGGGCTTTTTGTTGATGCGGCCGATGTAGGTACCTGGCCAAACATGACAGCAATAAATCCATCGGCCAAACCGGGTGATATCCGGTATAAGGATATCAGTGGTCCGGATGGTGTACCGGACGGGAAGGTTGATGCCACTTATGACCGGGCTGTACTGGGCAGCAGGATCCCGAAATATTCCTATGGGATAAACCTCGGTGCTGCCTATAAAGGATTTGATTTTAATGTGTTGTTTCAAGGAATAGCAGGTGTTAAAGGAACACTGGATTCTTACGCCGGCTATGCCTTCAATAACTTCGGCAACGTGCAAACCTGGCAAAAAGATGAACGCTGGACGGCCGACAATCCCAGGAGAGATGCAGGATATCCACGACTGGAAATCATTTCCAATTCTGGAACACCGAATACCCTTACCTCTTCTTTCTGGATCATTAACACTTCTTACATCAAAATTAAAAGTGCGCAGCTTGGCTATACCTTACCAGGCCCGGTATCTGCAAAAGCAGGGTTGTCAAAAGCCAGAATATACCTCAGTGGAGAGAACTTCCTGAACTGGAACAATTATAGAAAAGGCTGGGATCCGGAAATCAATACGGGCGGAAGCTATTATCCAATCCTGGCAACCTATACTGTTGGTCTGAATGTAACTTTTTAA